Below is a genomic region from Rhododendron vialii isolate Sample 1 chromosome 5a, ASM3025357v1.
AGCACTTGCTCGAAGCAAGAGCTGCTGCTGCAGTGCCAAGTTCCCAGCCGAGTGCAGCGCGTTATTTGTCGACGCATCTGGCATCGACAAAAACGCACGCGCACGCCGGTCCTCCTCCATTTGATAGATGAGGTTGAAAACGTTCTCCCGACGGTACACGATCGCGAGGTGGAATAGGGACTGATCCCTCTCGCTCCTCAAGTGAATTGCGCTTGGGAACGACTCTAAAATCTCCTCCACAATCTCATGGATCCCCAGGCACGTCGCGTTCCTCAGCGGCTCTGTGAAGATTTTCGCAGCATTCGGGAAGTCGGTTTTCACTACCTCCTCGCAAAGGCATTTGACAAGATTGAGTGCTTGGTGGTGCATCAATTTGGTCTCCCGAAGGGATTTAATGGAATtgaaagggtctgcacttgaaAGGAATCAAGACTGATTCTGCATATATATATGCGAACGTAGGTATAGTGAATCCTTACCAAGTTTTTCGGCGACATCCCAAAACAGTGCAGTCAACTTTTGCTTCACTGCatgacaaattttttgaaatcagACAATAGAAATATAGAAAGTTAGTCGTATTAACGGGAGTCGAGCACCGCTTCAATGAGGACTTGAACTCAGAATCTATCCCTCAAGAGGGAGAATAAGAAACCAACCACACTAAGTGGCCTTCCTTCACTAGACTGGTTACTCCACCTAGTGGCAACTCCAAGAATTATTTTTCATGGGGTCATTAATTTGTGAATTTAAACTTCAATTGCTTTACATCAAATAGTTTTACATTAATCGACAAATAATCTCTATTTCCAAtaactcaataaaaaaaattaatttctacgTATGCAGATTCTGTATATTTGTGTTAATTGGCAACACTCTCCCATTCAATATTATAATCGCTAGCTTCTAACTGAGTGGAATCCCATCAATGCATACTACTCTGACCCCACACCTGACCCCACACCTTACATGTTGGCGTCGCCAATGACTCCACCCAAGTTTTAGAAGAGTGATATTAACCCAACATTTTGCACAATAATATACACAACATGCTTAGGAATATGTATAAGCAAGAAGCATATATAAACAAGTATTGAACATACATTGTattagactttttttttataaaacaaaCGTACAAAACATATTTAAGGCTTACAGTGTCTTTATGTGTCCCTCCCCCGCcccccaccccaaaaaaaaaaattaaaaaaaaaaaaaattaatggacACCCTACATGGCGTGTTTCATATGTATTTAATTTGTCTTATCTCCTGCATGTCCCTGTGTGGAACAACAAGACATGCTACCTCTAggagtgttggtgcttcatagttTGTCGTTATTTTCGAAATCGAAGTATGTTGTTTGTTGCTCTTGGTTACACAGTATTggaaggaaaatgataatgccaaaactgtttttgtttgtgccaaaactgTAGTGCATAAAAGCCTGCTTATACACTACGTACAGTTTTGGAGGCTTTTATGCACTACAGTTCtggcacaaacaaacacaatttTGGCATTAGCAATACCTTGTTGGAATATTTTATTGAATACCTTTCAGGACTACCGAATAACTTGTCTCCAAATTTGGTTAGGAAAGGGGTTTAGAGTCCAAATTTCCATATGAATAAGCCGTTGATGCTCTTTTTCACATGAGCTAGTCCCAGGTTAATTTCGCAAGTTCTAAAATGCAACAATTACAAATGGTTGAAGGAAATTAGTGGTTCAAGTCTTACCATAAATCATAGCAGAAACTACGCACTTGGCAGGATTCTCAATGTCCCTTTCTTGAGGGTGGTTTGCAATGTCTTCCATTTTTAAAGGAATGCCTACATGACAATTGACATCACAAAGTATTATTTGACCCTATCATAGATCGAGCGCATAGTCTGTATATGCCATAGTTTCTCAAAATGAAGAGACTAACCAGAATAGATTAAGTGCTGCAAGATGTTCAAGCTGGTTCCACTAAGGAACGAAGTGCGCTTTTGAGTGATTACCACCAATGGGGAGGGTTCCATGGATGCTAGCTTTCGGTTTTGCTGAAGAAATGTTAAAGCAATGTCTGTCCAATTATATCAAGTGGAAAACACACgttaaataattaattttttcattctttAAACGCCAACAAATATACgcatttccttttgtttcaCAAGAACTAAGGGGTTAATTACCTATATTTCCCTTCGACTTTCACTCGAATTCCACTTCAGCCCTTCGCCTTTCAATTTGAACAAAACTGATCTTCCACTTTTGGATTGAGTTTCAATGTTGCCCCTCCCTGGCATTCCGTCCAATTTTTGGACGAAAAATACGCATGTAATTGGCACGTGACCTATTTAGAAGGGTTTATATGACATTTCTCTCATATCCTACTTCCCCAAAGAAAACCCAACCTTTATAATTTCCAATTAGCTTTTTCCCCTTCTGTACACCCTAATGTATCTACCAACCTCGAACCCAAACCACAACTAGATCAATAGGAAGATGATGACAAAGAGCTTTGGATGAAGCAATGTCTACATCTGGAAGACGACATAACcctagtatttatttatttctttgttttacagttaaaaaaatgaaattagtGAACGTAGAAACGATACTATTTGGTCCTTTTGCATTTTCAACGAGACACACCACTTTCCATGCTGCACAAAGCTTTGGCCtttgtttattcaaatttgGGGGTGAGGGTTCCTTTTTTCATTGTTTACTATTCCATGCACGagttccttttttgtttttatctttgttttttttgtccttgttcGTGACTCTGTGGTCCTTTCTAGAATGTTAATGTAGTGATCGATGAATTTTTTAGTATCCAGATTTTCCATGGGGGTAAGTTCGTAAACATACCTAGAATTAGGTATGAGGGAGGGAGCTCTATGTATGTTGATGACTGCCACCCTAATAAATTCTCTATGATAGAAGTTGTTGATATTGTCGAGAAACTGGGGTACACGGGTATGATAAACTATTACTATGTGATGACTGAGAAAATTGTAAAACTTATGTTAAAGATGTTATTGAATGACACTAATGTAATGAATATGATTGCACAACTTCCCCCCGCGTAGGttagttgatatatatatatatatagatgataagcacccaataatgcatattgtTGGTGCTTAAGttctctagtatgttgtgtttgtacatatatgttgtcgtttttatgcgatattgcacgtaaggtttgTTTGAGGATGTTttaggtaaaacgtgctaataaggcgtgTTTGAGCGCCAAAGGATGTATCGAGGTGCAGCCAAGTGTCCAAGTGCCCGCCAGTACCCATTTCTTTGCTAGCGGAACCTAATGGTACCTCAAGAAGCCCCGGAGGCCACTCGGTGGTCAAGTTGGCGTGGATCGTGCCAAATGCATCAAGGATGGCCCTCGAGGGTATTCGAGAGACCTAGACCACATGGCACACCTCCGTCAAGTCCCGTTGATCGAGTATCGAAGTATCGGAGGGCTGTCAGGACATCACAAGAGCTCAAAGGCCAAGTTGCCATGTTTTGCAGTTTTGCAGACAATGGTACCGATATCTCAAAAACATAATACCGATACCTTTGTGCTGAAATAGAAGACAGTTgagttggtaccaataccttatttttgaagtaccggtaccaatgcccttcgaccCTAACACctttttgctgaatttttcaacctttcatatatggaaagtttctactttaggcatgtttttgggatattttgagggtctttttgtccattgtaaggctgattttataagccctataaataggcttgtataCCATTTATGGAAAgatggccattagttagttttaggcctaagttttctagtttttgctcTATGTTTCTCCTTAGCTTTGTTTCAAGCTTTTCTTACTTGTCTCCTTCAAGAACACTAGCAAGCATTTGTGTTACGttaatttctcaagtattaaaattgttcgtgtggtttggatcttttataaaatctagtttattttgtttttatcggTGAATCTGTTTTCTTtgcttaactctttttctagtcttattgttatgagtgagtagttcataggtttggtcatggggtgaggtttaCTCTATGACTTAGTGGtctaaatggtttctcttaaactttagcttaatttcaaggttttgaatgaattaaacccatgatgtctagttttgatcatggggttggtggtttctttgatcaatgaagtttatcgccttatgctacgagcttgataatcctacgcatGCGAACGAttctttttcgtctctcacctgcgttaaatgagttcaatttgaatcagagccttgaattaagttataagtagtcttcagcttttaactcttctagtggaatccggacggtttcggtccactcttgagttagatgaagaaaccgtttgacggctaagtcgtgggtaaaacAATCCCTTTGACTGAACCATCTCTAATCTAGTTTAATTCCAAGTTTAAATTTCGTCATTCAATTCGAAAACCAAAGTTGGACGCTTTAATGCCACAATTCTCTACGCAACTTCTAAACCGAATTCGCTTAAGAAGATTTCTCagtgggaacgattccggtcttaccggttattatgaTTTCAACGACttaaccctacgcttggggtgtgaacctttctaagaggttaggttgcgacgaaGCAATAGAACCCATCAATTCCATTGAAATTTTACAAACCCAAAGCAGCTCATGTCATGGAATAGGATCTACTTTTGAGGATGGGGTTGGACTTGCTAGGATTGGACCTACATAGGTGGAAGATGTAATAGAATTGGTTAAGGAACACATTGATGGTGATGAAACCTCCGACCAAGGTTGGCTAATGTCCAGGACGTTTGAATGCGAGCATGAAGTCCATAATCACGGCGCCTTCTAGCCATGGTCTTGATCCTCACTTACATTCTCTTTAGGTTTGGTGTACTATTACAAAATGCATtgggtttggtgtggtttggattaatataaCAGAGGAGCTTGGCGAGAAACAGAGGACTGGAAAGGGGAAATTAAAGGAGGGAAAACTCCCTCCAAATAGGGATTGAGGGAGGAATGTCGTATATACCCTTATTAATAGGTCGCGTGCCAATCACAAGCGTactattttccatccaaaaattGGATGGAAGGCTAGGGAGGGGAAACATTGAAACGCAATCAAAAGTGGAAGGTCATTTTTGTTCAAATTGAAAGGCGTAGAACTGAAGTGAAATTCACGtgaaagtcgaagggatataaaagtAATTAAGCCAAAATTTTACATAATGTCATTTTGGTCATATATGTCATTTCTAAACACAACTGTGTGGGTCCAAGATGTATTTACTAAAGGGgaatatacatgtatatatatacacatatatatatatatatgtatgtatatggtTATAACGGGGTTCTCTTAAACCCTCTCAACCCATACGAGATCATTGAAAACACTTTGTATGGCCTAGATTGTGCATTACAACCCTGTACGACACTTCCGCCCTTCAGGATCCCCGGTCCATTGACACCACCAATCTCATTCTGTCTTTTACTAGCTTGGATATCAAGTAAAACAACAAGACTTCTACAATAACAGACATATAAATGATTGTGAGCATGTGTATAGTTGTACATGTACTGTGTGAGTGGGCGTGATTATAGACTCTTTTGGTAAAATAATACTTCGTCCGTCCCAAAAAAGATGGCAATTTTTAGTACTTGTGTCAATTTTattccttatatttttttaacatgaatctcaaaatatatgcaatatggatcttgtttaatagctCTTGATTAGTTTTACAATCCAAAGTTTTCgaattcatgaaaaatattataaaatattaaaagatatGACTTATGAGCAATGACAAATGGTATAGATATAAAAAATTGTCAATCTTTTAGGGACGGGAGGAGTAAAATAGAATTAAGGTAAGTATTACTCACCATAAAGTCCACTGGAAGCCAAAGAATGCAATAGTTTAAGACCCGATTCATTCTCCGACAGGTTCGTAGTATGTTTCAACAAGAAATCAACCATCTCCCTATTCCCAAGTCCAGCCGCCACATGCACGGCGAGTGTTCCATACTTGTCCCCAATGTTGGCCAATTCCGAATTCTTCTGCACCAGCCAAACAGCCGCCTCTATGTTGCCTCCATCCACCCCAGCGTGGAGGGCGGTGGCCCCCGATATGTCTTGTTGCGCTACACCCTCCCGCAGCATCTTCTCCATTACCTTCTTCGCGAAGTGGTTTCGCTTAGCCGAACGGACGGCCACGATAAGAGCCGTTTCTAAGCACCACGTTATGGGCTGAAAAACTGCGTCGGGTTCCTGGCCCAAGAATTCGGCGGCGGTGTCCCAATCAGCGGTTAGGACGGCTTTGTGCAACACCATGTACTGGCTTAGAATCTGCCCTCTTTTTTGGTCTGTCCAGTCTATCGGATTTCATGGTTTGAACAAAAGGGAATACTCCGATAAGTGTTTGGTTGATTAGAATGAAACTGGAAAGTTGATTCAATCCAggtgagaaaaaaaatactcctacaatGAAATGAACGCTGCGTCTAGTTGATTGGTCGAGCTTCTGATGTGTTTATGTGAGATTTCTACCTCGGCCCCATGTAACCTTGGTAAACAAGCATCGAGGTTTGGCTAACTAAGTCAATTGACTTTTTTTtcgtgttaaatttttatgaattattaatttatttcggcgaaagaaataaaaaaagtatattGTCAGAAACCTaatatagtttttattttttatttttttgatttcttttgtcgagacaaattaataattcgtaaaaatttgatgcaaagcGAATAAATACAAAACGTTTTtcgaaaaaaagaacaaaaagaagcCAATTTGGCTTACTTAGCCAAACCTAGTCGgtttttttaccatttttaaaatttgatacacggttgaaaaaaaaaaacattgagtAAGCACCCCCTTTTGGCTGGTGAGAAAGGAGGGGTAAAGAAATTGAGTCATTTCTTTCCGAATCTCACCATTTTTGATGAGATTGggtaagaaagaagaaaaatcaatcaaaacattactgcattattattattatttttttctctatttctcaCTAAAATGTTCAATCCAAATGAATAATTTCTTAAGAAACCACAtccctttcctttattttctcatgAAATCACTTCATTCAAATGGGCTTTTAATCAGAACGTAGTCAACCTTAAACCCGAGAATGTGAGGGTAAAGAATTTACCAATTAGTTCAAGTTGAGAGAGTTGAAAAGGTGGGGTAAGTATTTTCTTGAGCTTAATCCAAACCTCTCGAGCAGTTACCAAATGCATCACTTGTAGCAGTATTTCCTCTGTCAGCATCGCTAGTATCCATCCCCTTACTAGACCGTCTGATCTCTTCCACCCCGTGTATATACGCTCCTCCTCCCGGCGCTCCTGCTTCCGCTTCTCCCGACGCTCCCGCTCCCAATCCCACTGCTTCCGACGCTCCCTCTCCCGATCCCACTCCTGCTGACGTTCCTGCTCCTCCCGACTCTTCCAGTCCTCCCCCCACTCCCGCTTCCAGTTCTCTCGACGCTCCTGCTCCCTCTCCCGCTCCCGCTCTCCTTCCGGACGCTCCTGCTCCCACTCCCGCACACGCTCCTGCTCCCGCACCAACTCCCCCAGACGCTCCTGCTCCGACTCATTCTCCCAATCACGCTGCTGCGTATGCTTCTGGTCCCATTCGTCCCGACGCATCAGCTCCCtcctctcttcctcctcctcccggCGCTTCTCTTCCAAAACCGAAGACTCCGCAAGCGGAGACGGCTTGCTCGGCGGATGAAGGGTGCCGTCGACGAAGCCACTGAGGCGATGGCTCTCGAAGAACGTGAGCATCAGGTTCTTCCACGCGAAGTAGTTCGTCGGGGAGAGCTTTAGGGTGACGGAGTCCGCCACTTTGACGTCCGACGGACATGGAAATGGCTCCCTAGGTTCAgtcctttctttttccattttctggcTGATGGAGTGAACTCCTTTTGCGTGGTTTCCTTGCCCCAAGGGAGGCAGTCGGGGATGTTGTACGCGTTACAGCTGTGTACGACTTTCAAACGGTGCCGCTTAGGACCATTCTCCAACAAGCTAGCCAGTCGTCGGGGGAATAGAActccataaaataaaattactcccACGTGCATTACCATTTTTTGCGCAAGAAACTTTTTTTATTCTGGAGATGTGTTCTTTTTAACTCaacttatttctttattttatgtgttttattcgttttttttttgaatttttgttagatttgagtgatattttaaattaattattcgTATCAACGAAACGACAAGAAgagtttaaaaaatataaaattgtgactagaaacaaaaataagttaactaaaaatgaaaaagatatcaaacaattattttatttatttaaagtgtTCGTCTTATTTCGTCCCTAAGAGGCCATGTAAGGAGACCAAATGATAGGGCCACGAGGCCAATCTAACGAGGATGTGtgcaattaatgtattttgggAGGCCATGCAAGGAGACCAAATGATAGGGTCAAGATGCCAATCCAATGACGATgcgtcactacaagaaattttgctTTTCACGGCATTTTATAAATGCCgctaaaagtttaaaaaatgccgATAAAGAGTATTACCGGCATTTGTCAAGTATTACCGGCATTTATAACAAATGCCGTCTAGGAGTGCGTCGGTAATGGTACAAATGCCGGTAAAGGTCTTTATAAATGCCGGGAATAGATGGACTCATTTGcggcatttgtacaaatgccgGGAAAAATTGTACCATATAAGACAAAATGCCACGTGGGCGCTTGCGTGTCAAGCAAATTTTGTGAAGAATTTGCTTGCCCCAAGATTCGAACTCGTGACCTTTGCCTCGCGCGCGCGTGTAGCTACCAATTAGGTTAGCCACCATATTGGGTTACAATgcacaataaaaaatatttatattatatattgatttttcctggcatttttttcaacaaatgccGGTAATAGTTTGACGGTACTTATTTTGGCGGAAAAATTGACTTTTGCCagcatttttttgaacaaacgccggtaataattatttttttccggGGTAATAGTGGCTTTTCCGGCATTAATTAAAATGCCGGGAAGAAAAATGCCGGGAATggccatttttcttgtagtgcgtgcaattaatgtattttgggAGGCCATGCAAGGAGACCAAATGATAGGGCCAAGAGGCCAATCTAATGAGGATGCGTGCAAttaattgtagggaggtattcccgagcaggtacatttagttatcgaacacgtgatgtctaggaacacgtggtaaatacgactagacttaccgccgagtagttcggtgaacagcgatatggaccagtgatatgagaagtcatggctataaatagactgttcggttatgatacagccgaacagatgatgtaaagaacctagcacgtgatacgagtgatcacgggttgaaagcaatgcaatcgatatccgaataaatggtacgtgggaccatagtttgaatatagacaggacagtcatcatgctaaaacaagtgttcggcaatatggaccagtgacatgagaagtcaatggtccaggaaggttgtacgggctcaaggaccagttacatgtgagttaactggtccaagacgtctgttcggctatgagacggccgaacaaagatggaactccaatcgagagtaggagcagagagaatactctggaagattccagaatagtcatgtctcatatagggataaagatcccaagaatataggatctgagaaagatacccaacgagtatgggatgttcggctcttaaaggaaaagaatcctaaaaggactcttttccataaactgataaaggaaacgagactccttgatatcctgggtttcctatacgagttaggaatcctatggcaataaggatgcttggacagcaagcatccataaatctataaatatgaggaaaacctagaggtgagaggtacgcaatactgcattattattgctttcctactgataattagggctgagttttctagtacgtgatactaacaaaagcatcggagggcctttgccacgagaggcaaaggtgcactcaccccctgtctattttgcagattagggttcagacgtcgagctagggttccggtgaagaggcacgaataagccgttgcaatccagttgatccgaagcgtcaattgttttcatccccctacaattggcgccgtctgtgggaaacgaacagatttttttgaagaaagtaATCATGACGGAAGAAAATCCAGTCAcaccgtttagtccaaaggaccagttgggtggaggaagagataaatctccaccaggtgctccgagaaagcccactggtagacatga
It encodes:
- the LOC131326969 gene encoding uncharacterized protein LOC131326969 isoform X2, which translates into the protein MEKERTEPREPFPCPSDVKVADSVTLKLSPTNYFAWKNLMLTFFESHRLSGFVDGTLHPPSKPSPLAESSVLEEKRREEEEERRELMRRDEWDQKHTQQRDWENESEQERLGELVREQERVREWEQERPEGEREREREQERRENWKREWGEDWKSREEQERQQEWDRERERRKQWDWERERREKRKQERREEERIYTGWKRSDGLVRGWILAMLTEEILLQVMHLVTAREVWIKLKKILTPPFQLSQLELIDWTDQKRGQILSQYMVLHKAVLTADWDTAAEFLGQEPDAVFQPITWCLETALIVAVRSAKRNHFAKKVMEKMLREGVAQQDISGATALHAGVDGGNIEAAVWLVQKNSELANIGDKYGTLAVHVAAGLGNREMVDFLLKHTTNLSENESGLKLLHSLASSGLYDIALTFLQQNRKLASMEPSPLVVITQKRTSFLSGTSLNILQHLIYSGIPLKMEDIANHPQERDIENPAKCVVSAMIYVKQKLTALFWDVAEKLEPLRNATCLGIHEIVEEILESFPSAIHLRSERDQSLFHLAIVYRRENVFNLIYQMEEDRRARAFLSMPDASTNNALHSAGNLALQQQLLLRASAPGAALQMQRELQWFEEVGNFILPQAKEHMNADGKTPQEVFTDTHKDLVKEGEQWMKDTANSCSIVAALITTIVFAAAITVPGGSNGNSGLPLRLGDRAFTLFGVFDALAMFSSSSSLLMFLSILTSRYGEQDFRYSLPRRLIIGLVTLFLSIISMMVAFGATLKIVFGEKKAWIVIPVAVLSCVPVTLFVLLQFPLLLDMIKSTYYPGIFRKQSNRILH
- the LOC131326969 gene encoding uncharacterized protein LOC131326969 isoform X1, coding for MEKERTEPREPFPCPSDVKVADSVTLKLSPTNYFAWKNLMLTFFESHRLSGFVDGTLHPPSKPSPLAESSVLEEKRREEEEERRELMRRDEWDQKHTQQRDWENESEQERLGELVREQERVREWEQERPEGEREREREQERRENWKREWGEDWKSREEQERQQEWDRERERRKQWDWERERREKRKQERREEERIYTGWKRSDGLVRGWILAMLTEEILLQVMHLVTAREVWIKLKKILTPPFQLSQLELIDWTDQKRGQILSQYMVLHKAVLTADWDTAAEFLGQEPDAVFQPITWCLETALIVAVRSAKRNHFAKKVMEKMLREGVAQQDISGATALHAGVDGGNIEAAVWLVQKNSELANIGDKYGTLAVHVAAGLGNREMVDFLLKHTTNLSENESGLKLLHSLASSGLYDIALTFLQQNRKLASMEPSPLVVITQKRTSFLSGTSLNILQHLIYSGIPLKMEDIANHPQERDIENPAKCVVSAMIYVKQKLTALFWDVAEKLDPFNSIKSLRETKLMHHQALNLVKCLCEEVVKTDFPNAAKIFTEPLRNATCLGIHEIVEEILESFPSAIHLRSERDQSLFHLAIVYRRENVFNLIYQMEEDRRARAFLSMPDASTNNALHSAGNLALQQQLLLRASAPGAALQMQRELQWFEEVGNFILPQAKEHMNADGKTPQEVFTDTHKDLVKEGEQWMKDTANSCSIVAALITTIVFAAAITVPGGSNGNSGLPLRLGDRAFTLFGVFDALAMFSSSSSLLMFLSILTSRYGEQDFRYSLPRRLIIGLVTLFLSIISMMVAFGATLKIVFGEKKAWIVIPVAVLSCVPVTLFVLLQFPLLLDMIKSTYYPGIFRKQSNRILH